The following are from one region of the Geoalkalibacter subterraneus genome:
- a CDS encoding CvfB family protein produces the protein MIQIGCTNKLKITTIDDEGAWFEDEQLRILLPAREVPGSAAPGDELAVFVFINTVGLPVATLKRPRAQVGEFAQLQVSDVTKHGAFLDWGLDKELLVPYSEQPERMRKGHRYLVKVCLDDRNRVVATARVEKCLEEPPGELKVNDQVDVLLWDFTDLGVKVIINDLYPALLYGDEVRPGMKRGQRFKAYVQNIRDDGKIDVTLRRSGAAGVVDARDRILEALQPEGFLPLHDQSSPQEIFQRLGMSKKVFKKAVGGLYKEGRVELARDGIRLKDQSKS, from the coding sequence ATGATCCAGATCGGTTGTACCAATAAACTTAAAATTACGACCATCGACGATGAAGGCGCCTGGTTTGAGGATGAGCAGCTGCGCATTCTGCTGCCTGCCCGCGAAGTGCCCGGCAGTGCCGCGCCGGGGGATGAGCTGGCTGTTTTTGTTTTCATCAATACGGTGGGGCTGCCGGTGGCGACCCTTAAACGCCCCAGGGCACAGGTCGGGGAATTCGCCCAGCTTCAGGTCAGCGATGTCACCAAACACGGCGCCTTTCTCGATTGGGGGCTGGACAAGGAGCTGCTCGTGCCCTACAGCGAACAGCCTGAGCGCATGCGCAAAGGCCATCGCTACCTGGTCAAGGTCTGCCTTGACGACCGCAACCGGGTCGTGGCCACCGCTCGCGTGGAAAAATGCCTGGAAGAGCCGCCTGGGGAATTAAAGGTCAACGACCAGGTGGATGTGCTGCTGTGGGATTTTACCGATCTCGGCGTGAAGGTCATCATCAACGATCTTTATCCGGCGCTGCTTTACGGGGATGAGGTGCGCCCCGGCATGAAGCGGGGGCAGCGCTTCAAGGCCTACGTGCAGAATATCCGTGACGACGGCAAGATCGATGTGACCCTGCGCCGCAGTGGGGCTGCGGGTGTGGTGGATGCGCGGGACAGGATTCTCGAAGCGCTGCAGCCGGAAGGCTTTCTGCCGCTGCACGACCAGAGTTCCCCGCAGGAAATCTTTCAGCGCCTGGGGATGAGCAAAAAGGTCTTCAAAAAAGCGGTAGGCGGATTGTACAAGGAGGGTCGCGTTGAACTGGCGCGCGACGGCATCCGTTTGAAGGATCAATCGAAGAGTTGA
- a CDS encoding MoaD/ThiS family protein gives MKITVKLFASFRVGRFKVEDRDYPPGTPVRRIVEELGLSEDQLGVVMVNYRHAALDYELKEGDALALFPLVGGG, from the coding sequence ATGAAGATCACCGTTAAACTCTTCGCCTCGTTCCGGGTCGGGCGCTTCAAAGTCGAGGATCGTGACTACCCACCTGGAACGCCTGTCCGCCGCATTGTGGAAGAATTGGGCTTATCGGAAGATCAACTGGGGGTGGTGATGGTCAACTACCGTCACGCGGCACTGGATTATGAACTCAAGGAAGGAGATGCGCTTGCGCTCTTTCCGCTGGTCGGAGGAGGCTGA
- a CDS encoding HesA/MoeB/ThiF family protein codes for MEDVCSFLAAQSRDGLLSQEALGQAVEQSGLSWARIERLALERNLLPARYQRNRNMLTLADQLRLAESRVAVIGCGGLGGYILEELGRLGVGRIVAIDPDVFEEHNLNRQLLATPALLGTPKVDVAKKRLREINPAVEVITHQKAFGRNNGMELLSESTVAVDALDNIEGRLELAEISSALGITMVHGAIAGWYGQVTTQFPGERTVQENYPQNGRGIEKELGNPSFTPAVIASLQAAEVCKVLLGRGTPLRGRTLIVDLLEMEFVETQSRDTPPTA; via the coding sequence ATGGAAGATGTCTGCTCTTTTCTGGCGGCCCAATCCCGCGACGGCCTGCTCTCTCAAGAAGCTCTGGGGCAAGCGGTCGAACAGTCCGGCCTGAGCTGGGCCCGGATTGAACGACTGGCCCTTGAAAGAAATCTGCTGCCTGCACGCTATCAACGCAACCGCAACATGCTGACCCTCGCCGATCAACTGCGGCTGGCTGAAAGCCGGGTGGCTGTCATCGGCTGTGGTGGGCTGGGCGGCTATATTCTCGAAGAACTGGGCCGGCTTGGCGTTGGACGAATTGTCGCCATCGACCCCGATGTGTTTGAAGAACACAATCTCAACCGGCAATTGCTGGCCACCCCTGCCCTGCTCGGCACGCCCAAAGTGGATGTCGCGAAAAAACGTCTGAGGGAGATCAACCCGGCAGTGGAGGTCATCACCCACCAAAAGGCTTTCGGCCGGAATAATGGCATGGAGTTGCTGTCCGAAAGCACGGTCGCGGTGGATGCGCTGGACAATATCGAGGGGCGTCTTGAGCTGGCGGAAATCAGTTCAGCCCTGGGGATTACCATGGTTCACGGCGCCATCGCCGGCTGGTACGGGCAAGTCACGACCCAGTTCCCCGGCGAACGAACCGTGCAGGAGAACTATCCGCAGAACGGCCGTGGAATTGAGAAGGAGCTTGGCAACCCTTCTTTCACTCCCGCGGTGATTGCAAGCCTGCAGGCTGCCGAGGTCTGCAAGGTTCTGCTGGGACGCGGCACGCCGTTGCGGGGGCGCACTCTGATTGTCGATCTGCTGGAAATGGAATTCGTGGAAACGCAAAGCAGGGACACCCCTCCAACGGCCTGA
- a CDS encoding plasmid mobilization protein translates to MARVNENPKKFIISCRVNHREMRELQERAQESGLSITALLRESLDLSDEARRDANRSCA, encoded by the coding sequence ATGGCCAGAGTCAACGAAAACCCCAAAAAATTCATCATTTCCTGTCGAGTCAACCATCGGGAAATGCGCGAGCTGCAGGAGCGCGCGCAGGAATCGGGGCTCAGCATCACTGCGTTGTTGCGTGAGAGCCTCGATCTGTCCGACGAAGCTCGCCGCGATGCCAATCGGTCCTGCGCCTGA